The Flavobacterium johnsoniae genomic sequence GGCAATTATTGCTTTGGTTCGAAAAGGACTAGGAATTGCGATTTTGCCCGATTCTTATCTTTTTCATGAAATTCCTGGAATTCGATTTATCAAATTGCCGTTAGAAACCGATTTGTATATCAATTGGCGAACAGAAGATCATAATCCTGTTTTAGCCAATGTTTTAAAATTGATTATTCCTTAAATTTTAGGCACGAAGCATTCCAATATGTGGAATTCCATCTTCATCATAAACTTCACCTTGTTCTGCAAATCCTAAAGATTGATAGAATTTGGATAAATGATATTGCGCACTGATTCGAATTGGCGCTTTTCCAAACTTTTCTTCACAACCTGCAATCGAAGCTTCCATTAATTTTACTCCCAAACCTAATCCGCGATGTGCTCTTGAAATTACAACTCTTCCTATTGAAATTTCGTCATAAGATACTCCGCTAGGAAGTAAACGTGTTACTCCAGCTAGTTCGTTATCCACATGAAATAAAACATGAAAACCTTTTTGGTCTTTATTGTCCAAATCTAAATACGGACAGTTTTGTTCGACTACAAAAACGTCACTTCTTAAACGAAGCATATTGTATAATTCGTGATTGGTTAATTCGTCAAAAGATTTAATGGAATGGCTAAATGTCATTTTTATTTTTGCTTTAATTTTCAACAAAGATAAAAGAGAGAATAATGTTTTAAAATGCTATTTTTTTATCATGTGATGCTAAAAATGCATTAATGTCTTTTGAAACAAAAAAAATTTGACAAAAGTTCAGCTTACAGTTTGTCATTCTGAGGAACGAAGAATCTTCGCAAGAAACTCCCCAAAGTGGATTGCAAATCTGTGTCGAGCTACTTGCGAAGATTCTTCGTTCCTCAGAATGACAAGATTGTGGTTACTAACGAGAAGATTTTGAACAGCAATGCTCTTAAAAACAAAAAAAACTTTGGCAAAGTTCTGAACTTTGCCAAAGTTGTATGTAATCGTAAAATATATTTTTAGTGTGAAACCGCTTTTAAACCCACAATAGAACCAACTAAAGTTGTCAAAAAGAACAATCTCCAGAAAGCGGCAGGTTCTTTAAAAACAAAAATACCGACTAAAACTGTTCCAACGGCACCAATTCCTGTCCAAACTGCGTAAGCCGTTCCTAACGGAAGTGTTTCTGTGGCTTTCATTAATAAAAGCATACTTACGGTTAGCGAAATAAAGAATCCAATATACCAATAATACATTTCAGTTCCAGTTGTTGCTTTTGCTTTTCCAAGACATGATGCAAAGGCTACTTCAAATAGGCCAGCGATGATTAAAATAATCCAGTTCATATAGTTAAAATTTTGTGTTGCAAAGTTCTTTTATCGAATTCGGAAAAAATTTAACAAATGATAAAAAATGAAGTTATTTTAGCTCCGCACGAATTCTGCTTAAACTGACTTGTGTAATTCCTAAATAAGATGCAATATGACCTAATTGAACTCTTTTTATGATTTCAGGATGATCTTTCATCAATTCTAGATAACGTTCTGAAGCATTTTTGAATTGTCTGGAAATCAAACGTTCTTCAGTTTTAATCAATTCTTTTTCTGCAAATTTTCTTCCCCAATTGGCAATATGGACATCTTCGCTGAAAAGCTTTCTTAGGTTTTCTGTTTTAAGTTCGTATAATTCGCAATCTTCTAGAAGTTCTATATTTTCATATCCAGGCTGGTCTTCAACATAGCTTTTCATCGAAATAATGGTTTCGCCTTCTTTTCCAAACCAAAAAGTCACTTCATTGTCTCTTTCTACAAAAGCTCTAACCAATCCTTTCTTTATAAAATAAATATTCGATTCTATTTTGTTGGATTTTAATAAAATATGCCCTTTCGAGAAAGCAATTTCCGAAACATTATTTTGCAATTCCAATCTGGATTGCTCTGGAAGTAAATGTATTTGGTCTAGAATATTCGAAATATCCATTTGTAATTTTTCAATAAAGATAGTTTTTGTTAAGACGAACAGAAAATTTCATTCAAAAAAAATCCCATTTCTATTGAAATGGGATTTAAAATTACCTCTGCGATGAGCTATAAAACAGAGGCAATTTTGACCAATATATAAAAACTAATTAACTCCTCCGCCTAAAGCTTTGTACAACAATACTTGTGAATTGGCATTTCGCAACTGGA encodes the following:
- a CDS encoding GNAT family N-acetyltransferase yields the protein MTFSHSIKSFDELTNHELYNMLRLRSDVFVVEQNCPYLDLDNKDQKGFHVLFHVDNELAGVTRLLPSGVSYDEISIGRVVISRAHRGLGLGVKLMEASIAGCEEKFGKAPIRISAQYHLSKFYQSLGFAEQGEVYDEDGIPHIGMLRA
- a CDS encoding DMT family transporter is translated as MNWIILIIAGLFEVAFASCLGKAKATTGTEMYYWYIGFFISLTVSMLLLMKATETLPLGTAYAVWTGIGAVGTVLVGIFVFKEPAAFWRLFFLTTLVGSIVGLKAVSH
- a CDS encoding Crp/Fnr family transcriptional regulator — its product is MDISNILDQIHLLPEQSRLELQNNVSEIAFSKGHILLKSNKIESNIYFIKKGLVRAFVERDNEVTFWFGKEGETIISMKSYVEDQPGYENIELLEDCELYELKTENLRKLFSEDVHIANWGRKFAEKELIKTEERLISRQFKNASERYLELMKDHPEIIKRVQLGHIASYLGITQVSLSRIRAELK